The following proteins come from a genomic window of Alphaproteobacteria bacterium:
- a CDS encoding lipase family protein, whose protein sequence is MIFNFGLFIFAATFNDAVTAYNDCNIRTSVVNAMLLTYQLIENPAVNSTEVMHKGLSENFWTVVDTSLQIKTGKHVDGKFTAFKSVVVASNQDYIIFAFPGTSDWKDVLTDAKFLPKNTGIDGAYAHMGFADAAESFRQQMEQKISALQSNKKKQVIFTGHSLGGANAAMCAVNCLDYFRKLYKRTNLSNNDGQIILITMGQPRVWCSDYFSRALRMSQILRLVARGITGRADIVTVLPPGYCEYGPSRTIRMPFSIFNPFSNAVLHSSDKYAEQILEDEYC, encoded by the coding sequence ATGATTTTTAATTTTGGTTTATTTATTTTTGCAGCCACTTTTAATGATGCGGTTACCGCATATAATGATTGTAATATACGAACAAGCGTAGTAAATGCTATGCTTTTAACGTATCAACTTATTGAAAATCCGGCTGTAAATTCAACAGAGGTTATGCATAAAGGGTTAAGCGAAAATTTTTGGACGGTAGTTGATACATCCTTACAAATCAAAACAGGAAAACATGTAGATGGAAAGTTTACAGCATTTAAGAGTGTTGTAGTAGCATCAAATCAAGATTATATTATTTTTGCTTTTCCTGGCACAAGTGATTGGAAAGATGTTTTAACAGATGCCAAGTTTTTACCTAAGAATACAGGCATAGATGGGGCTTATGCGCATATGGGTTTTGCAGATGCGGCTGAATCATTTCGTCAGCAGATGGAGCAAAAAATTTCCGCTTTACAGTCTAATAAGAAAAAACAAGTTATTTTTACAGGGCACAGTTTAGGTGGTGCTAATGCAGCAATGTGTGCTGTGAATTGTCTAGATTATTTTAGAAAGTTATATAAACGAACGAATTTAAGTAATAATGATGGTCAGATTATATTAATTACTATGGGGCAGCCGCGAGTTTGGTGTTCTGATTATTTTTCAAGAGCATTGAGGATGTCTCAGATACTGCGACTTGTTGCAAGAGGAATAACAGGGAGAGCCGATATCGTAACGGTTTTGCCACCAGGATATTGCGAGTATGGACCTTCCCGTACCATTAGAATGCCTTTTAGTATTTTCAATCCTTTTAGCAATGCTGTTTTACACTCTTCAGATAAGTATGCAGAACAAATTTTAGAGGATGAATACTGTTGA
- a CDS encoding class I fructose-bisphosphate aldolase gives MKCFENLGVGSKLYTLFNHGALKGTGKLFVYAVDQGIEIGPAASFSENPDAYDPSYHIKFAVDAGLSAIAAPLGLLKVAAPEFIGKIPMILKLNSGNRLMNKERNAPDQAITASVAQALELGCAGIGFTIYPGSDASLDMYADFQVIAQEAKAHGLFVLVWAYPRGNMVNPRALDIIAYSTHIACVLGADIVKVKMPESEIEEQHDIYKAIPYKGKADRVKHIMDTAFKGKVPVLFSGEVKKDESELLDDVRAIKAGGGTGSIIGRNLFQRPYKDALRVAREIVRILNNS, from the coding sequence ATGAAATGCTTTGAAAACTTAGGTGTTGGCAGTAAGCTCTACACACTCTTCAATCACGGCGCACTAAAAGGCACAGGCAAATTATTTGTTTATGCCGTAGACCAAGGCATTGAAATTGGTCCAGCAGCTTCGTTTTCAGAAAATCCTGATGCATATGATCCAAGCTATCATATAAAATTTGCTGTTGATGCTGGACTTTCAGCTATTGCTGCGCCGCTTGGTTTATTAAAGGTAGCGGCTCCTGAGTTTATTGGAAAGATTCCGATGATTCTGAAGTTAAACAGCGGAAACCGTTTGATGAACAAAGAGCGAAATGCGCCAGATCAAGCTATCACCGCCTCTGTAGCGCAAGCGCTAGAACTGGGATGTGCAGGTATTGGATTCACAATTTATCCTGGTTCTGATGCTTCCCTTGATATGTATGCCGATTTTCAAGTTATTGCGCAAGAAGCAAAAGCGCATGGATTATTTGTATTGGTATGGGCATATCCAAGAGGAAATATGGTCAATCCAAGAGCATTAGATATTATAGCCTACAGTACACACATTGCTTGCGTATTAGGTGCGGATATTGTGAAAGTGAAAATGCCTGAATCTGAAATTGAAGAACAGCATGACATATACAAAGCAATTCCATACAAAGGTAAAGCAGATCGTGTGAAACATATTATGGATACTGCATTTAAAGGCAAAGTTCCCGTTTTATTTTCTGGTGAGGTAAAAAAAGATGAGAGTGAATTATTAGATGATGTGCGCGCGATTAAAGCAGGTGGTGGTACAGGATCTATTATTGGGCGAAATCTGTTTCAACGACCTTATAAAGATGCGCTAAGAGTAGCAAGAGAGATTGTGAGGATATTAAATAACTCTTGA